The following is a genomic window from Planctomycetia bacterium.
ACCTGAATGCAGAACCGCCACTTGGGGAATTCGCCCTTCTCAATCGAGGTGAACAGGTCCCGCTGGTGCGTCTCGCGGTCCTCGCCGATCCGCTTCGCCGCCTCATCGTCCATCCAGCACTTGATGCCCTGCATGGTCTTGAAGTGGAACTTACACCAGATGCGCTCGCCTTTGGCGTTGATCAGGGAGTAGGCGTGGCTGCCGTACCCATTCATGTTTCGCAGGCTGGCCGGGATGCCGCGATCGCTGAACAAAATGGTGACTTGATGCAGCGACTCGGGGCAAAGTGACCAGAAGTCCCACTGCATGTCCATGTCGCGCAGGTTTGTTTTGGGATCGCGCTTCTGCGTATGAATGAAGTTCTGAAACTTGTACGGATCGCGGACGAAGAAGACCGGCGTATTGTTGCCCACCATGTCCCAGTTGCCTTCGTCCGTGTAGAACTTCAGGGAGAATCCGCGAACATCGCGCTCGGCGTCAGCGGCGCCGCGCTCGCCGGCAACCGTGGAGAATCGGGCGACCACATCCGTCTTCTTGCCGACTTTGCTCAGGAAATCAGCTCTTGTGTATTTGGAAATATCATGGGTAACGGTGAATGTGCCGTGAGCTCCGGAACCCTTGGCATGCACAACGCGCTCGGGAATCCGCTCACGATTGAACAATTGCATCTGCTCGAGAAGCTGGACGTCCTGCATCAGCACCGGACCGCGCTCGCCGGCCGTCAGTGCCTGCTGCATGCCAATCGGACATCCATCCGCCGTCGTGAGTATGGGCTTGTCCTTCTTTTCCGTCATTGAATGCTCCCTTGAAGACGTCGTTTTCCGCTCCCGCGCCAAGTCGCCAGGGCGCGCCGCAAGCAGTTTGCGAACCGCGATTAATTCGGTCGCGCAAGACAGGAGAGGATAGTTTGCCAGACCAGGAATTGCTTCCCGTTATTTGCGAATCTCCGGGATTCTAAGCTGTGTCCCCGGAAATTTACAGGCCCGGCACGCAGGACCCGACATCGGCGATGAATCATCACCAATCGCGAAAAATCAGTCTTGCCGCGATCCTGCCTCATGCCCCGCAGGCGGCGTCGCACTTGCTTGCCCCCCCGCGCCCTGGCCCGTTTGAATCTCCGTCAGCAGCCGGCGCGACTCGGCCGTCTCCGGGTGCGTTTCGCCAAGTACGCGGATACGCATCTCCAGTGCTTCCTCGCAAAAACGCCCAGCCGCGCCCGCATCGCCCCCCCGCCATGCCAGACTCGCCAGGTTATGCAAAACCCGAGCAATGTACTGGTGGTCGCGCCCCAATCCTTCGTCGCGCTGCATGATCCGCAGCGACTCGCGATACGCTTCCGTCGCCCCGGCCATGTCGCCCTGCTCCTCGAGAAACTTCCCGAGATTATTCTGCATCTTCGCGACCTCCGGGTGATCCGGTCCGAACGCCCCGAGGCGAATGCGCAGGGCCTCACGATAACAGCGCTCCGCCTCCCGGACCGAATCGGCGTCGGCGCGACTTCGGTAGAGACCGCCGAGATTGTTCAGCGTTTGTGCCACGTCATTGGCAGCGCGGCGCCGCTCCTTGAGGCTGTTAGGCTGCCGCGTCTCCGCATCGGCATACACCCGCCGTCGCAAAAGCAGCGACTCCTTCAAGTGGCGCTCGGCCTCGTCGAGCTTCCCGCGCCGCCGGAGGAGATTGCCGATGTTGTTAAGCGTCTCGGCCACGTCGGCCTGTGACCCACTCTCCCGCCGAGCCGCCAGGGCCCGACGCCACAGTTCCTCCGCATCATCGAGTCGCTCCTGAAAATACCGAAGCTCCCCGAGGTCATTCAGGCTCTCGGCCGTTTCCGCGTCCGCGTCGCCAAGCAGGCGCTCGCGCGTCGAAAGCGCAAATGAAAGGTGCGACTCCGCCCCGTCAAATTCGCTGAAGCTCAGATAGGTCATTCCCATCGTATTGCGCACGGCCGCCGCAACCAGCGGATCGTCTTCCAGCTCCGCCTCGATCTCCCGCGAGCGCGCGTTCAGCGTCTCCAACACCGTCACATCACGCCGCCCCGCCTTCCACGGGTCGGCCGCCTCATAAAGCGCCTCAAATTCCGCAATGATGCGCGACTTCTTCGCCGCCTCCCCGGCAATCCGCCGCGCCTGCACCACCGCGACGACTCCTGTCACCGCAATGGACACGATCAACAGCCCCATCAGCATCGCAGGAATCTTGTGCCGCGAGATCATCTTGCGAAGGTGATAAACCGTGCTCAACGGCCGCGCGTGGATCGGATAGCCCTTGCGAAACCGATCGATGTCCTCCGCCATCGCCGCGACGCTCTGATACCGCCGCGCCGGGTCCTTCGCCAGCGCCTTGAGATTAATCGTCGCCACGTCACGCGGAATCTCAGGCGCCAGTCTTCTCGGGTGCTCCGGCTCGCGATCGCAGATAATGCGAACCTTCTCCAGGATGGAGTGGCTGTCCAGCCGGTACGGCATCTCCCCGGTCAGCATCTGATAGAGAATCACCCCCAGCGCATACACGTCACTGCGCAAATCAATCCCGTCGGCGCTGCCCCGCGCCTGCTCCGGGCTCATGTACGGAAGCGTTCCGACGAGCCGGCCGCTCTCCATGACCAGCGACCGCCCGTCGGCGCCCTCGTCGTCGATGATTCTGGCCAGACCGAAATCCAGAATGCGCGGTTGCCCGCCCGCCGTCATCAGAATATTGCTCGGCTTCAGGTCGCGGTGAATGACGCCCCGCTGGTGCGCGTAGTTGACGCCGTCGCAGATCTTCATGAACAGTTCGAGCTTCCGCCCCATCGCCGCCGCCGAGCGATCGCCCGACGCCACCGTCGCATCATCGAGCAGCGTCACGCCATCGACGAGTTCCATGGCGAAGTAGTGGTTGCCGTCCTCGGTCCGGCCCGCCTGATAGATCGCGGCGATGGCCGGATGATTCAGCCGCGCCAGCGAGATGATCTCCCGTTGAAACAGCTTGATCTGCAAATCGCTAACGTGCCGTCCCCCGATGATGACCTTCAGCGCCACGCGCCGCTGCGTCTCGGGCTGCTCGGCCTCATAAACAACCCCCATCCCGCCCTGACCGATCTTGCGAATGATCCGGTAAGGCCCGATGAAATCCGGCGGCGCCGCCAAAGTAACCGGCACTGCCTGTGCGGCATCTCCAATGTCGCCGAGCAGCGCACGCATCTCCGCCGCGCGCCGGCCGCACTCCGCACAATCCTCGACGTGCCGCGCAATCTCGGCGCACAATGCGTCGTCGTCCTCTTCATCGTGTACCCAGGCCCAAAGGCGATCGTTCGACATCCCGCAAGTCATGGATTCGTCCCGGAAAGACCCTCCAGGCGTTCTCGCAGAAACTCCGATGCCCGAACCAGCCGCCCCTTCACCGCGGCCTCCGTGATGCCCAGCGTCTGCGCCATCTCCTCGCGCGAGAATCCGTCGAAGTGCTTGAGCATCAACACTTCGCGATACTCCGCAGGCATCTGAGCGATGATCTGTCGAATGATCTCCGCCCGCTCCTCCCGCGCCGCCCGCGTATGCGGCCCCGCCGTCGACTGCGCCGCGTCAAACCCGGTGCGAATCAGCCGGTTATGCGTCGGGCTGCGCTGATGTCGGCGCAGAATATCCAGACAGCGATTGCGGGCCACCTTGTAGAGCCACGGCCTCGCCGATCCGGCGGGCAGCTCAGTCGTCGTCGCAATCTTCGAAAACGTCTCCTGCACCACGTCCTCGGCCAGCGCATCGTCCCCCAGGTAAGAGGCACAAAATCGATGCAGGGGCGACCAGTAGCGGCGGGTCAATTCATCCGTGGCCGTGGTGTCGCCCTTCCGAAGAGATTCGATCAGGGTTTCGTCAGAAGGGGGTGTGGATTCGCTGGTCATGAGCCTGCCTTGACGAGATGACTTACCGAAAAACCCGGCGAGAGGCCATTTTACGGAGTTTCACCACGCCCGTGGAGTTTCTGCCAGAAATCGGGCACGTCCCACACGTCATGACATTCAGCCCACGCCCCTGAAAAGGGCCTCTACGGGGCCGCAATCGAGCATTTTTGCCTATTTCGAGATTCGCGGTCCGCCCGCTCCCCCTGTTCGTGACAAAGGTAGGCCGGCCAGTGGAGGTGGGCCTGTGAGAGTGATCAAGAGCCCGTCACCTCACAGGCCCCCGGCCGGCTGAATGGGACAACGAAACCTCGAACCGAAGGAGTCACGAACATGACCACGAAACGAAACAACTCAGCGAACCTGATCCTGACCGTCGCCCTGGCAACGGTCATCGTCTTCGCGCGACCTTCCGCCGCACAGCCGGTGCTTCAGGCCGCCGATCGCCAGACCGCGATCACTCGACTCATGCAGCCAATCACGGCTCGTGTACTTAATGCCGCACATGTCCATGCCGACGCCGACGGCGCGGCCTGCCTTGAGCTTCCGGAAATGAGCGTGATGTTCGACGCCGATGCGACGGCGACCGACGTTCAGACATTTCTCAAATCGCTCCCCGACGACGACGTCATGGCGGCCTTTCAACCGCAGGGCAGCCGCTGGACCTACACCGCGACCAACGGCACGGTCGCCGAGGGAATGCCCCTGACCATCACCTACAGCTTCATGCCCGACGGAACCCAAATCAACACCAGCTACGGCAACGGCCCGAGCGACCTCTTCGCCCGCATGAACGGCAGCTTCCCCGGCGGCATGACCGCCTTTAAGGCCGAATTCGCCCAGGCGATGAATCGCTGGAGCGAGCTCACCAACATCACCTACGTCGAAGTAGCTGATGACGGTCAGGTCTGGGGCGCCCTCGGCCAGCTCAATGCCCGCGGCGATGTCCGCATCGGCATGATCCCCCTCGGAACGCCGCTGGCCGTCAACCATTACCCGCAGTTCGGCGGCGACATGGTCTTCGACAGCAACGACATGGCCACCTTCGCGAACTCGGTCAACGATTTCCGCTCACTTCGCAACACCATCATGCACGAGCACGGCCACGGCCTGGGCCTGAAGCACAACATGCCCACCGACAACACCAAGCTCATGGAGCCCTACCTCAATACCAACTTCGACGGCCCACAGGACGACGACATCCGCGGCGCGCAGTTCATCTACGGCGACTGGGCCGAGTACAACGACGAACCCGCCAACAACGAGTTCATCAACGGCACGCTTCGATCCGTCGCCACCCATGGCGTCATCACGCACGTCCTCGAAGACCTCGCCCTGGAGCGCGACAACGCCTCCGACTGGTACGGCTTCGGTGCTGACCCCGGCACGCCCATCGCCATCCGCGTCGAGCCCATCGGCTCCACCTACACCCAGGCGCCGCAGGACAACCCCAATAACACCTCGACGGTCAACTCCAAGGCCGCCCGCAATCTGGCCCTGAAGCTCTACACCCGAACGTCCGTGTCATCCGATCACCTGACGCTCCTGGCCCAGATCAACTTCAACGACGCCGGCGAGGCCGAATACCACCCGCCGATCCCCTACGGTGCCTTTGGCTTCGGTTACATGCTGGCCAACATCTACTCGAACGACGGCATCGACGACGTACAGCGCTACCGCCTGACGATCAGCAACAGCGCCATCGAGGCCCAGCCCGAGCCCCAGCCGCAGACCGCCCCCGTGTTCGGTCTCTTCAACGTCACCGCCGGTCAAAACGTCTTCGACGGAACGACCGTCCAGTTCGGCAACGTCAACCTCGGCCAGTCGGCCAGTCGAACACTCGCCATCACCAACAGTGGCGATGCAAACCTGACCATCGGTCAGATCACCCTTGCCGGACCGGGCGCGGCCGACTATGGCTTCACCCTGCTCCAGAGCACGATCGCCCCGGGTTCGACGGGCAATCTCGCCGTCAGCTTTCTGCCGAGTGCAGCCGGCGTGCGACAGGCCGTCATGACCATCCCCAACAATGATCCCGACCAGGCGAACTTCAGCTTCATCCTCAGCGGTTCAGGCGTTCAGCCCGCAGCCCCGGTGATGGAAGTTCGCGTGAACAACGTCGTCGTGCCCCACAATAACACCGTGGACCTCGGCGACGTCGAGATCGGCGACAGCGCAACGGCGTCCCTGATCGTCAAGAACGTCGGTAACGCTACGCTCAACGTCTCCAACATCAACTTCGGTGGCGCCGCCGCCGGCGAGTACTCGACGGCGCTGGCGAGCGCGAACCTGTCGCCGGGTGCCCAGGTGACCGCGTCCGTCAAGGTCGCACCGCTCGCGGCCGGCAATCGCGACGCCGAGCTGCGGCTGTTCAACAACAGCAGCCAGAGCCTGTTCGTCGTGCGGTTCACCACCAACGGCGTCCAGCCCCAGCAGCCGATCACCGACTGCAACTCCAACGGCATCGACGATGCCCAGGACCTGGCCGACGGCACCAGCGAAGACTGCAACACCAACGGCGTGCCCGATGAGTGTGAGGTCGATAGCGACAACGACGGCGTCATCGATGATTGCGACGTGTGTGCCGGCGAGGACGACAACCTCGACACCGACGGCGACGGAACGCCGAACTGCCTCGATCAGGACCCGGTCGATCCCGACGTCGGTGGCAATCCTCTTCCGCCGGATGAGGACAACAACGACAACCGGAACGGTTTCTGCGGTGCCGGGTCGGCCATGCCGATGATGGCCGGAATGCTGGGGCTCTGCGGTGCAGGCCTCGGACGACGACGCCGCAAGTAAGGATCAGGTTCACGACCGCGAGGGTCGAAGCGCTTCGGTGCTTCGGCCCTCGCTTCGCTTCCGCCACACACAGGAAGATCAACGAAGCATCTGTTACAATCAGGACTACTCGCCCATATGAAGGAGATGATTCACGATGATTCGATCAAATCGACTCCACGCATTCCTTCTCGCTGCCTTCTGTTTAATGACCTGCACGGGCGGCGGTTGTCCGATGCAGATGCCCACCCCCGGCCCCGAAGGACCGCCCGGCCCCATGGGCACCGACGGACAGCTCAGAATCTATGGCAACGGCTCGGCCGGCGCACGCGTCGTCAGCAGCGATGAAAACTGGAACGACGCCTCTCAGGCGCCGATCAACCTGCAATTCACCGATCTGACCATCAGCGCCGGCGCCACCCTCATGCTGCCCAGCGGCATGACCATCCGCTGCACCGGCACATTCACCAACAATGGAAACATCGTCGTCCGCACCGGCGCCGACGGCGGCTTCGCCGGTCACGACGGGCCCGGCAACGACGACCTCGCCAATGGTCCGGTCGATCCCGTCGCGGGAATCGGGACCATCGCCGCACAGGCCGGAGACGCCGGTGACAACGCCGCGGCACGATTCGGCGGCCGGGGCGGATTCGGCATCAGCGAGTTCGAAGCCCGCCAGGTCACCACCGTCGCGACGGCGGCCGGCGGCGGCGGCGCCGCGGCGGGAACAGATGCATCCGGCGGCGTCACCGACAACAAGGGCTCCTCCGGCGGCGGCGGCGTACGCATTCTCGTCATGGGAGCCATCACCAACTCCGCGGACGCAAACATTTCCGCCGATGGCGCTGAAGGCGAGGGCGGCGGCGGCGCAGGCGGCGTCATCATCATGGCATCCATGACCTCCATCACCAATGCCGGCGCCATATCCGCAAACGGCGGCGACGGCGAGGCCGGCGACAGCAACGAAGGCCCCAGCGGCGGCGGAGGCGGCGGAGTCGTCCACTTCCTCGCCCCGACCATCACAAACAGCGGCACGGCAACCGTCGCAGGCGGCGCGGCCGGCGCGGTCGGCCCGGGCGTCTCAGCGGTCGATCGTTTCGGCGGCGGAGGCGGCGGCGCATCCGGCGGAAGCGGCGGCAACGGCGGCATCGTTCCAGCAGGCGCGAATCCGACCCCGCTCGCCGCGACAAGCGGCGCCAGCGGTTTCGTCCTCCAGTCGCAACTGGACCCGACGTCGCTCTTCTAATTGTGAAGTGCCGCGCAAAGGACACGTTAATGACAGTGAAAAACTCTCAGGATTTTGATGCATGGATTGGGCAAGTCTTTGACCATCCCTCTTGCGGACCTGAGTGGGATGATGCCGCAGGTCCGTGTCCATCGACTGCAGCAGAGTATCTGGCTCAGTTATTCGAGGCTCCTTGCGCCTTGCTCGGTAGGTTTTCCGAGAAGCAGATCGCCCTTGGCCTTGAGCGGTTGCTGTCGAATGCCAATTCAAATTATGTATTTGTCTTGGCGGATGAGTCC
Proteins encoded in this region:
- a CDS encoding catalase, encoding MTEKKDKPILTTADGCPIGMQQALTAGERGPVLMQDVQLLEQMQLFNRERIPERVVHAKGSGAHGTFTVTHDISKYTRADFLSKVGKKTDVVARFSTVAGERGAADAERDVRGFSLKFYTDEGNWDMVGNNTPVFFVRDPYKFQNFIHTQKRDPKTNLRDMDMQWDFWSLCPESLHQVTILFSDRGIPASLRNMNGYGSHAYSLINAKGERIWCKFHFKTMQGIKCWMDDEAAKRIGEDRETHQRDLFTSIEKGEFPKWRFCIQVMTQAQADKFQWNPFDLTKVWPHAEFPLIEVGILELNRNPENYFAEIEQAAFSPSSLVPGISTSPDKMLQARLMSYQDTHLYRLGVNYREIPVNKPRCPVMNYSRDGAMATASNYGGRPNYWPNSREGAPEPDARFKDPAWNLGQVIVDRYDSTVDHDDFTQAGNLYRMFDNGHRDRLATRVAGVLGQARKEVQMRQLCHFFRADEDYGARVAKRLGIDVSEFQKKGAAVPQTA
- a CDS encoding choice-of-anchor D domain-containing protein, coding for MTTKRNNSANLILTVALATVIVFARPSAAQPVLQAADRQTAITRLMQPITARVLNAAHVHADADGAACLELPEMSVMFDADATATDVQTFLKSLPDDDVMAAFQPQGSRWTYTATNGTVAEGMPLTITYSFMPDGTQINTSYGNGPSDLFARMNGSFPGGMTAFKAEFAQAMNRWSELTNITYVEVADDGQVWGALGQLNARGDVRIGMIPLGTPLAVNHYPQFGGDMVFDSNDMATFANSVNDFRSLRNTIMHEHGHGLGLKHNMPTDNTKLMEPYLNTNFDGPQDDDIRGAQFIYGDWAEYNDEPANNEFINGTLRSVATHGVITHVLEDLALERDNASDWYGFGADPGTPIAIRVEPIGSTYTQAPQDNPNNTSTVNSKAARNLALKLYTRTSVSSDHLTLLAQINFNDAGEAEYHPPIPYGAFGFGYMLANIYSNDGIDDVQRYRLTISNSAIEAQPEPQPQTAPVFGLFNVTAGQNVFDGTTVQFGNVNLGQSASRTLAITNSGDANLTIGQITLAGPGAADYGFTLLQSTIAPGSTGNLAVSFLPSAAGVRQAVMTIPNNDPDQANFSFILSGSGVQPAAPVMEVRVNNVVVPHNNTVDLGDVEIGDSATASLIVKNVGNATLNVSNINFGGAAAGEYSTALASANLSPGAQVTASVKVAPLAAGNRDAELRLFNNSSQSLFVVRFTTNGVQPQQPITDCNSNGIDDAQDLADGTSEDCNTNGVPDECEVDSDNDGVIDDCDVCAGEDDNLDTDGDGTPNCLDQDPVDPDVGGNPLPPDEDNNDNRNGFCGAGSAMPMMAGMLGLCGAGLGRRRRK
- a CDS encoding serine/threonine protein kinase, translating into MSNDRLWAWVHDEEDDDALCAEIARHVEDCAECGRRAAEMRALLGDIGDAAQAVPVTLAAPPDFIGPYRIIRKIGQGGMGVVYEAEQPETQRRVALKVIIGGRHVSDLQIKLFQREIISLARLNHPAIAAIYQAGRTEDGNHYFAMELVDGVTLLDDATVASGDRSAAAMGRKLELFMKICDGVNYAHQRGVIHRDLKPSNILMTAGGQPRILDFGLARIIDDEGADGRSLVMESGRLVGTLPYMSPEQARGSADGIDLRSDVYALGVILYQMLTGEMPYRLDSHSILEKVRIICDREPEHPRRLAPEIPRDVATINLKALAKDPARRYQSVAAMAEDIDRFRKGYPIHARPLSTVYHLRKMISRHKIPAMLMGLLIVSIAVTGVVAVVQARRIAGEAAKKSRIIAEFEALYEAADPWKAGRRDVTVLETLNARSREIEAELEDDPLVAAAVRNTMGMTYLSFSEFDGAESHLSFALSTRERLLGDADAETAESLNDLGELRYFQERLDDAEELWRRALAARRESGSQADVAETLNNIGNLLRRRGKLDEAERHLKESLLLRRRVYADAETRQPNSLKERRRAANDVAQTLNNLGGLYRSRADADSVREAERCYREALRIRLGAFGPDHPEVAKMQNNLGKFLEEQGDMAGATEAYRESLRIMQRDEGLGRDHQYIARVLHNLASLAWRGGDAGAAGRFCEEALEMRIRVLGETHPETAESRRLLTEIQTGQGAGGQASATPPAGHEAGSRQD
- a CDS encoding sigma-70 family RNA polymerase sigma factor; this encodes MTSESTPPSDETLIESLRKGDTTATDELTRRYWSPLHRFCASYLGDDALAEDVVQETFSKIATTTELPAGSARPWLYKVARNRCLDILRRHQRSPTHNRLIRTGFDAAQSTAGPHTRAAREERAEIIRQIIAQMPAEYREVLMLKHFDGFSREEMAQTLGITEAAVKGRLVRASEFLRERLEGLSGTNP